From a region of the Pan paniscus chromosome 19, NHGRI_mPanPan1-v2.0_pri, whole genome shotgun sequence genome:
- the NKIRAS2 gene encoding NF-kappa-B inhibitor-interacting Ras-like protein 2 isoform X1, whose product MGKSCKVVVCGQASVGKTSILEQLLYGNHVVGSEMIETQEDIYVGSIETDRGVREQVRFYDTRGLRDGAELPRHCFSCTDGYVLVYSTDSRESFQRVELLKKEIDKSKDKKEVTIVVLGNKCDLQEQRRVDPDVAQHWAKSEKVKLWEVSVADRRSLLEPFVYLASKMTQPQSKSAFPLSRKNKGSGSLDG is encoded by the exons ATGGGGAAGAGCTGCAAGGTGGTCGTGTGTGGCCAGGCGTCTGTGGGCAAAACTTCAATCCTGGAGCAGCTTCTGTATGGGAACCATGTAGTGG GTTCGGAGATGATCGAGACGCAGGAGGACATCTACGTGGGCTCCATTGAGACAGACCGGGGGGTGCGAGAGCAGGTGCGTTTCTATGACACCCGGGGGCTCCGAGATGGGGCCGAACTGCCCCGACACTGCTTCTCTTGCACTGATGGCTACGTCCTGGTCTATAGCACAGATAGCAGAGAGTCTTTTCAGCGTGTGGAGCTGCTCAAGAAGGAGATTGACAAATCCAAGGACAAGAAGGAG GTCACCATCGTGGTCCTTGGCAACAAGTGTGACTTACAGGAGCAGCGGCGTGTAGACCCAGATGTGGCTCAGCACTGGGCCAAGTCAGAGAAGGTGAAGCTGTGGGAGGTGTCAGTAGCGGACCGGCGCTCCCTCCTGGAGCCCTTTGTCTACTTGGCCAGCAAGATGACGCAACCCCAGAGCAAGTCTGCCTTCCCCCTCAGCCGGAAGAACAAGGGCAGCGGCTCCTTGGATGGCTGA
- the NKIRAS2 gene encoding NF-kappa-B inhibitor-interacting Ras-like protein 2 isoform X2, protein MGKSCKVVVCGQASVGKTSILEQLLYGNHVVGSEMIETQEDIYVGSIETDRGVREQVTIVVLGNKCDLQEQRRVDPDVAQHWAKSEKVKLWEVSVADRRSLLEPFVYLASKMTQPQSKSAFPLSRKNKGSGSLDG, encoded by the exons ATGGGGAAGAGCTGCAAGGTGGTCGTGTGTGGCCAGGCGTCTGTGGGCAAAACTTCAATCCTGGAGCAGCTTCTGTATGGGAACCATGTAGTGG GTTCGGAGATGATCGAGACGCAGGAGGACATCTACGTGGGCTCCATTGAGACAGACCGGGGGGTGCGAGAGCAG GTCACCATCGTGGTCCTTGGCAACAAGTGTGACTTACAGGAGCAGCGGCGTGTAGACCCAGATGTGGCTCAGCACTGGGCCAAGTCAGAGAAGGTGAAGCTGTGGGAGGTGTCAGTAGCGGACCGGCGCTCCCTCCTGGAGCCCTTTGTCTACTTGGCCAGCAAGATGACGCAACCCCAGAGCAAGTCTGCCTTCCCCCTCAGCCGGAAGAACAAGGGCAGCGGCTCCTTGGATGGCTGA
- the NKIRAS2 gene encoding NF-kappa-B inhibitor-interacting Ras-like protein 2 isoform X3: MIETQEDIYVGSIETDRGVREQVRFYDTRGLRDGAELPRHCFSCTDGYVLVYSTDSRESFQRVELLKKEIDKSKDKKEVTIVVLGNKCDLQEQRRVDPDVAQHWAKSEKVKLWEVSVADRRSLLEPFVYLASKMTQPQSKSAFPLSRKNKGSGSLDG, from the exons ATGATCGAGACGCAGGAGGACATCTACGTGGGCTCCATTGAGACAGACCGGGGGGTGCGAGAGCAGGTGCGTTTCTATGACACCCGGGGGCTCCGAGATGGGGCCGAACTGCCCCGACACTGCTTCTCTTGCACTGATGGCTACGTCCTGGTCTATAGCACAGATAGCAGAGAGTCTTTTCAGCGTGTGGAGCTGCTCAAGAAGGAGATTGACAAATCCAAGGACAAGAAGGAG GTCACCATCGTGGTCCTTGGCAACAAGTGTGACTTACAGGAGCAGCGGCGTGTAGACCCAGATGTGGCTCAGCACTGGGCCAAGTCAGAGAAGGTGAAGCTGTGGGAGGTGTCAGTAGCGGACCGGCGCTCCCTCCTGGAGCCCTTTGTCTACTTGGCCAGCAAGATGACGCAACCCCAGAGCAAGTCTGCCTTCCCCCTCAGCCGGAAGAACAAGGGCAGCGGCTCCTTGGATGGCTGA